The Brassica napus cultivar Da-Ae chromosome C7, Da-Ae, whole genome shotgun sequence genomic interval GAGGTACCTTCTCAGATCATTCACCATGTCGAGAACATCTTCCCACTTCGCAGAGGCGCTCGCCTTTGCGTAACGAGCTGGCACAGGCCGCATCCAAGAAGTCGAGCTCTCGACTTCATAAGAAACCGATGACTCGGATAAGAACTTGAGGCAAGACAAAATCACTTGCTGGCCCAACTTCGCGCCTTGTGTCTTCTTCTCCTCGCTATGTTCGAGTAACCAATCAACTTCTTCCTTGAGATTATTCAGTATATCTTCGAGAGCACCTCTCCAGATACGATACTGAGTCACCTGCGAACACACTGTGCACCTCACCATCTTCCTCTGCTGCGAAGAGATGTCAAGAAAGTTGCAAACTTTGGTCAGTGAATTCACCAGAAACGGCTCTCTTTCGCTTGCAGTACCGAAAGCTAAGCGCCCTCGTCCCTGTTGCTTGAGCTTCTGCTGAAGTGAAGGAGACCCAACGAAGATTCTAGCTAAAGACTTGAAAGCTTGCATCTTTTGTTTGATAGCGTCATCATAGACGATTACGCCATTGATGTCCTCGAGCTTCCCATCGACTAAATCAACGTCTTGCAACGCACGTGTTAGTTTTGTCAGAACCGAGAGTTTGTTTCTGTACCATTCGCAAGGCAGTGCTTCTTCTTGGGAACCAACAGAAGAATGAAACAGGGCATTGACTGAACGGGAGAAGCGACCTGGGCTTGCCCTGAAACAGAGTAGAGAGTTTAGATGCCTTGTTATGTGATGTACATTACCCAACATTTGGAAGCGACTTCTCTATTGGGAATTTCAACGAACAGTTTGAATGCAACTCTTGACCCGAAGAAACATAGGGTCTTTAATTCATCTACGTGTATGATTCTCTGCCAAAGAAATCAAATTTGGTATGCGGGAGCATCTGTATCGTGAAAAGGAGTGAAATGCGATTTGTAAGAAGAGAAGGGAAGCTTCTGATGACGAGTGAAGCTATGAGAGAGGAGATGAGAGATGGAAGTGCTGGTTATGTTTGGATCGTAAATGGGCCTGAAgaaataagaattttaaaaagGCCTAAGAGCCTTAATCATCGAATCGATCACGTAAAAATGAAGTACAGACAAAATCTCATTTGGCTATAAAAcagggcaattctctcaaagacttttttttttatgtcataaAATAGAgttcaaaaaccaaaataaccaaaatagatttttttattttgaaaattttaatatttttttagtttttaaaatttaaaatcataccctcaaaactccaccccttaactctaaaccgtaaatcataaactctaaaccctaaattataaatcataaacccaaatacaccccttaataaaacattttggtcattttgatatttgaggtttatatttgtgataaaaacttttttaggtATATCATAGGAAATTTCTCCTTTTTatgtgttaattatttttttttcaagaaaaaaaattaaagatgcATCTATTAAAAACACAGACCTAACATTCGGGTGTGAGGTACATCCCACGGATTTACCTTCTTCCGGATATTCAATGGACCGAAAATCTTCTCTCGGGTATTCAAATGAACTGAAATGCAATAGTCTATATCCGTGGAATGTGACCAGAAAAATATGACTTAATTTCGCATGACAAATGGATCGAACTTAAAATTTGGTGACATCTTAGATCCTTCCCCTTACCACTGCCACTTGACCGCAAGCTCCAGTctttatatgttaattattgTTCATCGAAATCCCGTAATGTGGTTTCATATACATGtttcttcgtaaaaatatatttctttgttcttcaaaaaaaaaaaaaaaatatatttctacaCATATTCACAAAAACCATGATTCTTTTCTTACGTAACATGATAATAAAATGTAATGTTTTTGTTGCGAATCATTACGTTGTCTCTTTAgcattttaccctttaatagtGATTTATGCATTAGAAGTTCGAATCTTCTTCTACATATTTTTGTGTCATTCCTACGGATTTTCAgtatgttgttttaaaataatagattttCATATTATAAAAGAAGGTatagtatttgatcatgtttattacctttcatataaaaattataagattCTTGAGTCGGACTAAttaattagatctaaaaatgttaaatgaACCTCTTAACTCCTGCGGATAATTCGATTTTTAGGTAGAATTGTACATACTCCTGGCCATGACAATTGCATACTTTGCATAAAGACGTAAATCATTAGGAAGAATGTGACAAAAGCAAAAGATATAAGAGCTTAGAAAGATGAACATGCTTGCTTTCTTTTATGTGGggtaaagaaattttttattacttttggAAAAAGTTACTGAAATTTTCCCCAAATTTACGAACTTAGTATTGTTTTTAGTGTTTTGTaataataagttgtttaaaattGTTTTGTGAGGGTGCTTTCTAAAATGGATAAAAAGTT includes:
- the LOC106362987 gene encoding uncharacterized protein LOC106362987, translated to MLGNVHHITRHLNSLLCFRASPGRFSRSVNALFHSSVGSQEEALPCEWYRNKLSVLTKLTRALQDVDLVDGKLEDINGVIVYDDAIKQKMQAFKSLARIFVGSPSLQQKLKQQGRGRLAFGTASEREPFLVNSLTKVCNFLDISSQQRKMVRCTVCSQVTQYRIWRGALEDILNNLKEEVDWLLEHSEEKKTQGAKLGQQVILSCLKFLSESSVSYEVESSTSWMRPVPARYAKASASAKWEDVLDMVNDLRRYLLEHDFYHLEKLLSMKEGLLQIKDVFLDNTIGFREVRHQEHLVHRKLSKMLGSPSPCLFTLLVYFLYGSVRDIEVDLCGGFYKEEKGEFFCLSMGRILTSADEKMVRRGVKQLDRALGLFEFVWETAGMKETLNLQGHLWCLGAEEKTITYRGKTFYLHDLSL